One Amphiprion ocellaris isolate individual 3 ecotype Okinawa chromosome 5, ASM2253959v1, whole genome shotgun sequence genomic region harbors:
- the LOC111566826 gene encoding ral GTPase-activating protein subunit beta-like — MEFGSKVLELQLMGLQVSEEVCPPVLASILLNSTRLFCCDLRGVNLLLPSFISVLENVLLDKELLRFKRLVSLVDLRRASILILLSLLPLPLQFGSLQSEVLLDGRFSPDGVRTGSFLSLKPRLLSVLIGALQMETNMSNTQLLLAAMLNVVQDSALFEAAGQTQQEPESKHGGARPRRTGGTSGTSGTSGSRRTRGPAVQSDAAAVLWVQFVRCLTQHLTSQWRNDSAVCLSALEVLGGLAKVQVQVEEVERRRAVSSVCTYIVFQCSRPPQLHSRDLHSIIVAAFYCLNVWLTQHPALLDHQECLLEVLEIVELGISGSKSREEQEVRRKEEKDLNPASLRVKEAAEATLSCVMQISEAFPFVGGSLSEDALIGCSGLSDSSLKKFRYFVVESSIILAMLEQGLGPEQAPYPSLTVLIRGPSGRHTWTLQLHLQPREGRAQTQQTLIPEQCRGTQEDTGIRSPVKHQLFPENMDRVPPVRADRSIPDLHETATEQVQQQLERLRAALRRQQQIEARPIVSGHSDVMTTCRPPPLATRFQTARLFLSHLGLLTPDSVKDPGISGVPAHLVSLDSSLPGFSESLRRLDELPSRNCDSAFIFYMRAGQKTAAEVLRNVESHCSVQSHFLDLLSSLGWPLEVGQQHGGGANSSHSEFRAVLGDSGGGVFDGQRFVLMFADALTEITLIVPSPSHKAFDWSRTSEEVETLNESPSDLQSHPDSAPNSTTCPVEDMKLGSPVFGSCQLMIVWVERFENVENFPLKELLSETRTQTRTKAESSPSNVQLVFIHPLRTGLYSVCLHGNGSSKFSLAVPLVSGSLVSMRSLGFLIREMAINGCHRRRLDSDSTHPPHIRRKHAISDIIHWFRGRRSEPAFYSALFQDL, encoded by the exons ATGGAGTTTGGTTCGAAGGTTCtagagctgcagctgatg GGTCTCCAGGTGTCTGAGGAGGTGTGTCCTCCTGTTCTGGCCTCCATCCTGCTGAACTCCACTCGTTTGTTCTGCTGTGACCTGAGAGGAGTGAACCTGTTGCTCCCCTCCTTCATCTCAGTTCTGGAGAATGTGCTGCTCGACAA AGAGCTGCTGAGGTTCAAAAGATTAGTGAGTCTGGTGGATTTAAGGCGAGCGTCCATCCTCATCCTGCTGTCCCTGCTGCCCCTCCCTCTGCAGTTTGGATCCCTCCAATCAGAG GTCTTACTAGATGGAAGGTTCAGTCCTGATGGTGTCAGAACAGGTAGCTTTCTGTCTCTGAAGCCCCGCCTCCTCAGTGTTCTGATTGGAGCTCTGCAGATGGAGACAAACATGTCCAACACACAGCTCCTCCTGG CGGCGATGCTGAATGTGGTTCAGGACTCAGCTCTGTTTGAGGCTGCAGGACAAACCCAGCAG GAACCTGAGTCCAAGCATGGTGGAGCCAGACCCAGACGGACTGGGGGAACCAGTGGGACCAGTGGAACCAGTGGGAGCAGACGCACCAGAGGACCAG CTGTCCAATCAGATGCAGCGGCAGTTCTGTGGGTTCAGTTTGTGCGGTGCCTGACTCAGCATCTGACGTCTCAGTGGAGGAATGACTCAGCAGTTTGTCTGTCGGCACTGGAAGTACTGGGAGGACTGGCCAAG GTGCAGGttcaggtggaggaggtggagaggaggcGAGCTGTCAGCTCCGTCTGTACCTACATCGTGTTTCAGTGCAGTCGTCCTCCTCAGCTTCACTCCAGAGATCTGCACTCCATCATCGTTGCCGCTTTCTACTGTCTGAATGTCTGGTTAACCCAACACCCCGCCCTGCTGGACCACCAG gAGTGTCTGTTGGAGGTCCTGGAGATTGTGGAATTAGGGATTTCCGGCAGTAAGTCCCGAGAGGAACAGGAAGTGAGGCGTAAAGAGGAGAAGGACCTGAACCCGGCGTCTCTGAGGGTGAAGGAAGCGGCTGAGGCCACGCTGAGCTG TGTTATGCAGATTTCTGAGGCGTTCCCGTTTGTTGGTGGGTCACTGAGTGAAgacgctctgattggctgctctgGTTTAAGTGACAGCAGCCTGAAGAAGTTCAGATATTTTGTGGTTGAAAGCTCCATCATTCTGGCCATGTTGGAACAAGGACTAGGACCTGAGCAGG CTCCATATCCGTCGCTCACAGTATTGATCAGAGGACCGTCAGGACGTCACACCTGGACTCTACAGCTCCATCTGCAGCCCAGAGAGGGACGAGCACAGACACAG CAAACTCTGATCCCAGAACAGTGTCGGGGAACCCAGGAGGACACTGGGATACGAAGTCCTGTCaaacatcagctgtttcctgaAAACATGGACAGAGTTCCTCCAGTTAGAGCAGACCGGAGCATTCCAGATCTGCACGAGACCGCAACAGAGCAG gtgcagcagcagctggagcgtCTGCGAGCAGCGttgaggaggcagcagcagattgAGGCTCGGCCAATAGTCAGTGGCCATTCGGACGTCATGACAACCTGCAGACCACCGCCCCTAGCGACCCGGTTCCAGACAGCAAGACTCTTCCTGTCCCACCTGGGCCTCCTGACACCTGACAGTGTGAAG gACCCAGGTATCAGCGGTGTCCCCGCCCACCTCGTCTCTCTGGACTCGTCTCTTCCTGGTTTCTCTGAGAGTCTGAGACGATTGGATGAACTGCCGTCCAGAAACTGTGACTCCGCCTTCATCTTCTACATGAGAGCAGGACAGAAGACAGCTGCTGag GTCCTGAGGAACGTGGAGTCTCACTGCAGCGTCCAGTCTCACTTCCTGGACCTGCTGTCATCTCTCGGTTGGCCGTTGGAGGTGGGGCAGCAGCATGGGGGCGGGGCTAACAGCAGCCACTCAG AGTTCCGTGCCGTGCTGGGGGACAGCGGAGGAGGCGTGTTCGATGGACAGAGGTTTGTCCTGATGTTTGCCGATGCCCTGACAGAGATCACCTTAATCGTCCCGTCGCCGTCACACA AAGCATTCGATTGGTCGAGGACTTCAGAGGAGGTGGAGACACTGAATGAGTCACCGTCTGACCTGCAAAGTCACCCTGACTCTGCCCCCAACTCCACC acTTGTCCCGTTGAAGACATGAAGTTGGGTTCTCCGGTTTTTGGTTCCTGTCAGCTGATGATCGTTTGGGTGGAACGCTTTGAGAACGTcg AGAATTTccccctgaaggagctgctgtcAGAGACCAGGACCCAGACCAGGACCAAGGCAGAGTCCAG TCCATCAAACGTCCAGCTGGTCTTCATCCATCCTCTGAGAACTGGACTCTACTCAGTCTGTCTCCATGGAAACGGCTCCAGCAAGTTCAGCCTGGCCGTCCCATTGGTCAGCGGAAGTTTAGTCAGCATGAGGTCACTGG GTTTCCTGATCAGAGAGATGGCCATCAATGGTTGCCATAGGAGACGGCTGGACAGTGACTCCACCCACCCACCTCACATCAGACGGAAACACGCCATCAGTGACATCATCCATTGGTTCCGGGGCCGCCGCTCTGAGCCCGCCTTCTACTCCGCCCTGTTCCAGGACCTCTga
- the si:ch211-236d3.4 gene encoding protein FAM107B isoform X2 produces MGAAYGKKKAYSIDHEPPPKQQSMKNGKHPKGKASAFADLHQNRPNSRKPSPVSGFVPPPDYLDGDEDDDIIKPKKLLNPVKASKSHQELHQELLSCKRGGVNVEMKPELQRVLESRRRDQQIRQKKQEDEARRKISPLEAELLKRHKKLEELEKQQQQQENLKAPEFVKVKENLRRTSFNSKEEKEV; encoded by the exons ATGGGAGCTGCTTATGGGAAGAAG aaGGCGTACAGCATCGACCACGAACCTCCACCGAAGCAGCAGAGCATGAAAAATGGAAAGCACCCAAAAGGCAAAG CTTCAGCGTTCGCCGACTTGCACCAGAACCGACCCAACAGCCGGAAACCGTCTCCGGTGTCCGGCTTCGTCCCGCCGCCGGATTACCTGGATGGAGACGAAGACGATGACATCATCAAACCCAAGAAGCTCCTGAACCCGGTCAAGGCCTCCAAGAGCCACCAGGAGCTTCACCAAGAGCTGCTGAGCTGCAAACG cggGGGTGTCAATGTGGAGATGAAGCCAGAGCTCCAGAGGGTTCTGGAGTCCAGGAGAAGAGATCAACAGATCCGACAGAAGAAGCAAGAAGACGAGGCTCGAAGGAAGATCTCACCTCTAGAGGCTGAACTGCTGAAAAGACACAAGAAGCTGGAGGAG ctggaaaaacagcaacagcagcaggaaaaccTGAAAGCTCCGGAGTTCGTCAAAGTCAAAGAGAATCTGAGACGGACGTCCTTCAACAgcaaggaggagaaggaggtgtag
- the si:ch211-236d3.4 gene encoding protein FAM107B isoform X1 — translation MTELHLTRVDLVTGPLSQKAYSIDHEPPPKQQSMKNGKHPKGKASAFADLHQNRPNSRKPSPVSGFVPPPDYLDGDEDDDIIKPKKLLNPVKASKSHQELHQELLSCKRGGVNVEMKPELQRVLESRRRDQQIRQKKQEDEARRKISPLEAELLKRHKKLEELEKQQQQQENLKAPEFVKVKENLRRTSFNSKEEKEV, via the exons ATGACTGAACTCCATCTGACTCGAGTGGACTTGGTGACAGGTCCTCTGAGTCAG aaGGCGTACAGCATCGACCACGAACCTCCACCGAAGCAGCAGAGCATGAAAAATGGAAAGCACCCAAAAGGCAAAG CTTCAGCGTTCGCCGACTTGCACCAGAACCGACCCAACAGCCGGAAACCGTCTCCGGTGTCCGGCTTCGTCCCGCCGCCGGATTACCTGGATGGAGACGAAGACGATGACATCATCAAACCCAAGAAGCTCCTGAACCCGGTCAAGGCCTCCAAGAGCCACCAGGAGCTTCACCAAGAGCTGCTGAGCTGCAAACG cggGGGTGTCAATGTGGAGATGAAGCCAGAGCTCCAGAGGGTTCTGGAGTCCAGGAGAAGAGATCAACAGATCCGACAGAAGAAGCAAGAAGACGAGGCTCGAAGGAAGATCTCACCTCTAGAGGCTGAACTGCTGAAAAGACACAAGAAGCTGGAGGAG ctggaaaaacagcaacagcagcaggaaaaccTGAAAGCTCCGGAGTTCGTCAAAGTCAAAGAGAATCTGAGACGGACGTCCTTCAACAgcaaggaggagaaggaggtgtag
- the si:ch211-236d3.4 gene encoding protein FAM107B isoform X4 has product MDQSSPSQSSSQMVKSASAFADLHQNRPNSRKPSPVSGFVPPPDYLDGDEDDDIIKPKKLLNPVKASKSHQELHQELLSCKRGGVNVEMKPELQRVLESRRRDQQIRQKKQEDEARRKISPLEAELLKRHKKLEELEKQQQQQENLKAPEFVKVKENLRRTSFNSKEEKEV; this is encoded by the exons ATGGATCAGAGCAGCCCCTCTCAGAGCTCCAGTCAGATGGTGAAATCTG CTTCAGCGTTCGCCGACTTGCACCAGAACCGACCCAACAGCCGGAAACCGTCTCCGGTGTCCGGCTTCGTCCCGCCGCCGGATTACCTGGATGGAGACGAAGACGATGACATCATCAAACCCAAGAAGCTCCTGAACCCGGTCAAGGCCTCCAAGAGCCACCAGGAGCTTCACCAAGAGCTGCTGAGCTGCAAACG cggGGGTGTCAATGTGGAGATGAAGCCAGAGCTCCAGAGGGTTCTGGAGTCCAGGAGAAGAGATCAACAGATCCGACAGAAGAAGCAAGAAGACGAGGCTCGAAGGAAGATCTCACCTCTAGAGGCTGAACTGCTGAAAAGACACAAGAAGCTGGAGGAG ctggaaaaacagcaacagcagcaggaaaaccTGAAAGCTCCGGAGTTCGTCAAAGTCAAAGAGAATCTGAGACGGACGTCCTTCAACAgcaaggaggagaaggaggtgtag
- the si:ch211-236d3.4 gene encoding uncharacterized protein si:ch211-236d3.4 isoform X3, protein MMKRRMMKRRRSIRETLRSCDCCSTLTLTEQQNRHEASSRLRPERRTEPGPGLEPVTEPRPGPGLGVEPGADGSEQPLSELQSDGEICGGVNVEMKPELQRVLESRRRDQQIRQKKQEDEARRKISPLEAELLKRHKKLEELEKQQQQQENLKAPEFVKVKENLRRTSFNSKEEKEV, encoded by the exons atgatgaagaggaggatgatgaagaggaggaggagcatcAGGGAAACACTGAGGTCATGTGACTGCTGCTCTACTCTCACTCtgactgagcagcagaacagacaTGAAGCTTCCAGCAGACTGAGACCAGAGAGGAggacagaaccaggaccaggactagAACCAGTAACAGAACCAcgaccaggaccaggactagGAGTAGAACCAGGAGCAGATGGATCAGAGCAGCCCCTCTCAGAGCTCCAGTCAGATGGTGAAATCTG cggGGGTGTCAATGTGGAGATGAAGCCAGAGCTCCAGAGGGTTCTGGAGTCCAGGAGAAGAGATCAACAGATCCGACAGAAGAAGCAAGAAGACGAGGCTCGAAGGAAGATCTCACCTCTAGAGGCTGAACTGCTGAAAAGACACAAGAAGCTGGAGGAG ctggaaaaacagcaacagcagcaggaaaaccTGAAAGCTCCGGAGTTCGTCAAAGTCAAAGAGAATCTGAGACGGACGTCCTTCAACAgcaaggaggagaaggaggtgtag